The proteins below are encoded in one region of Coffea arabica cultivar ET-39 chromosome 4c, Coffea Arabica ET-39 HiFi, whole genome shotgun sequence:
- the LOC113740391 gene encoding pentatricopeptide repeat-containing protein At1g74900, mitochondrial-like isoform X2: MSKLHKTAVGPKFPDFSSAKTPLKHQIAPPPPAVAEVDVTSITNLVLKANPEILTQKLPTLVQWTPELVHTILKRLWNHGPKALQFFKALDSHLSYTHSATAFDYAIDIAARMRDYKTLWALVAQMRARKLGPCPKTFAIILERYVASGKADKAVDVFLSMHKHGCPQDLTSFNSFLDVLCKAKRAEIAYNLFKVFRRKFRVDMISYNILANGYCIMKRTPKALEILKEMVERGLEPNVMTYNIILKGFFRAGQTKEAWEFFLQMKRRKCEIDVVTYTTMVHGFGVAGEVERSRKLFDEMVGAGVLPSVATYNALIQVLCKKDNVENAILVFDEMLRKGYLPNVTTYNVLIRGLCHVGKMDRAVEYMDKMKEDECEPNVQTYNLVIRYYCDDGEFEKAFELFEKMGSGHCLPNLDTYNILISAMFVRKKSDDLVVAGKLLIEMIDRGFLPQRFTFNRILNGLLLTGEEVFSK; the protein is encoded by the exons ATGTCAAAACTACACAAAACAGCGGTAGGCCCCAAGTTCCCCGATTTCTCCTCTGCAAAAACCCCTCTGAAACACCAGATAGCTCCTCCGCCACCGGCAGTGGCGGAGGTGGACGTGACCTCCATAACCAACCTCGTTCTCAAGGCAAACCCAGAAATTTTAACTCAAAAGCTGCCCACTCTTGTGCAATGGACCCCTGAGCTTGTCCACACGATTCTCAAACGCCTCTGGAACCATGGCCCGAAAGCTCTCCAGTTCTTCAAAGCCCTCGACTCCCATCTCTCTTACACCCACTCCGCCACCGCATTTGACTACGCCATCGACATTGCTGCCAGAATGCGGGATTACAAGACCCTATGGGCCCTTGTGGCCCAAATGCGGGCTAGAAAGCTCGGTCCCTGCCCGAAAACCTTCGCCATCATCCTCGAAAGGTATGTGGCTTCTGGCAAAGCTGATAAGGCGGTTGACGTTTTCTTGTCAATGCATAAACATGGTTGTCCTCAGGATTTGACTTCGTTCAATTCTTTTCTTGATGTGCTCTGTAAGGCGAAGCGGGCTGAAATAGCCTATAATCTGTTTAAGGTGTTTAGGAGGAAGTTTAGAGTTGATATGATTAGTTATAACATTCTCGCTAATGGGTATTGTATAATGAAGCGAACGCCAAAGGCATtggaaattttgaaggaaatggTGGAGAGAGGATTGGAGCCAAATGTGATGACTTATAATATAATTCTTAAAGGTTTCTTTAGAGCAGGGCAAACGAAGGAAGCTTGGGAGTTTTTCTTGCAAATGAAGAGGAGAAAATGTGAGATTGATGTGGTGACTTATACTACTATGGTTCACGGTTTTGGTGTTGCAGGTGAGGTTGAGAGGTCCCGTAAGCTGTTTGATGAGATGGTTGGAGCTGGAGTGCTTCCCTCAGTAGCAACTTACAATGCTCTGATTCAAGTTTTATGTAAGAAAGACAATGTGGAAAATGCAATTTTGGTGTTTGATGAGATGTTGCGGAAGGGCTATTTACCTAACGTCACTACTTATAATGTGCTCATTAGAGGTTTGTGTCATGTCGGTAAAATGGACAGGGCAGTTGAGTATATGGACAAGATGAAAGAAGATGAGTGTGAGCCTAATGTTCAGACATACAATCTTGTAATTCGATATTATTGTGATGATGGAGAATTTGAGAAGGCCTTCGAATTGTTTGAGAAAATGGGTAGTGGGCATTGCTTACCTAACTTAGATACTTATAACATCTTGATCAGTGCAATGTTTGTCAGAAAGAAATCAGATGATTTGGTGGTGGCAGGAAAGTTGTTGATAGAAATGATTGACAGAGGATTTCTGCCTCAAAGGTTTACTTTCAACCGCATTCTGAATGGCCTTTTGCTTACAG GAGAGGAAGTATTCAGTAAATGA
- the LOC113740391 gene encoding pentatricopeptide repeat-containing protein At1g74900, mitochondrial-like isoform X1 codes for MSKLHKTAVGPKFPDFSSAKTPLKHQIAPPPPAVAEVDVTSITNLVLKANPEILTQKLPTLVQWTPELVHTILKRLWNHGPKALQFFKALDSHLSYTHSATAFDYAIDIAARMRDYKTLWALVAQMRARKLGPCPKTFAIILERYVASGKADKAVDVFLSMHKHGCPQDLTSFNSFLDVLCKAKRAEIAYNLFKVFRRKFRVDMISYNILANGYCIMKRTPKALEILKEMVERGLEPNVMTYNIILKGFFRAGQTKEAWEFFLQMKRRKCEIDVVTYTTMVHGFGVAGEVERSRKLFDEMVGAGVLPSVATYNALIQVLCKKDNVENAILVFDEMLRKGYLPNVTTYNVLIRGLCHVGKMDRAVEYMDKMKEDECEPNVQTYNLVIRYYCDDGEFEKAFELFEKMGSGHCLPNLDTYNILISAMFVRKKSDDLVVAGKLLIEMIDRGFLPQRFTFNRILNGLLLTGNQEFAREILRLQSRSGRVPRHFRL; via the coding sequence ATGTCAAAACTACACAAAACAGCGGTAGGCCCCAAGTTCCCCGATTTCTCCTCTGCAAAAACCCCTCTGAAACACCAGATAGCTCCTCCGCCACCGGCAGTGGCGGAGGTGGACGTGACCTCCATAACCAACCTCGTTCTCAAGGCAAACCCAGAAATTTTAACTCAAAAGCTGCCCACTCTTGTGCAATGGACCCCTGAGCTTGTCCACACGATTCTCAAACGCCTCTGGAACCATGGCCCGAAAGCTCTCCAGTTCTTCAAAGCCCTCGACTCCCATCTCTCTTACACCCACTCCGCCACCGCATTTGACTACGCCATCGACATTGCTGCCAGAATGCGGGATTACAAGACCCTATGGGCCCTTGTGGCCCAAATGCGGGCTAGAAAGCTCGGTCCCTGCCCGAAAACCTTCGCCATCATCCTCGAAAGGTATGTGGCTTCTGGCAAAGCTGATAAGGCGGTTGACGTTTTCTTGTCAATGCATAAACATGGTTGTCCTCAGGATTTGACTTCGTTCAATTCTTTTCTTGATGTGCTCTGTAAGGCGAAGCGGGCTGAAATAGCCTATAATCTGTTTAAGGTGTTTAGGAGGAAGTTTAGAGTTGATATGATTAGTTATAACATTCTCGCTAATGGGTATTGTATAATGAAGCGAACGCCAAAGGCATtggaaattttgaaggaaatggTGGAGAGAGGATTGGAGCCAAATGTGATGACTTATAATATAATTCTTAAAGGTTTCTTTAGAGCAGGGCAAACGAAGGAAGCTTGGGAGTTTTTCTTGCAAATGAAGAGGAGAAAATGTGAGATTGATGTGGTGACTTATACTACTATGGTTCACGGTTTTGGTGTTGCAGGTGAGGTTGAGAGGTCCCGTAAGCTGTTTGATGAGATGGTTGGAGCTGGAGTGCTTCCCTCAGTAGCAACTTACAATGCTCTGATTCAAGTTTTATGTAAGAAAGACAATGTGGAAAATGCAATTTTGGTGTTTGATGAGATGTTGCGGAAGGGCTATTTACCTAACGTCACTACTTATAATGTGCTCATTAGAGGTTTGTGTCATGTCGGTAAAATGGACAGGGCAGTTGAGTATATGGACAAGATGAAAGAAGATGAGTGTGAGCCTAATGTTCAGACATACAATCTTGTAATTCGATATTATTGTGATGATGGAGAATTTGAGAAGGCCTTCGAATTGTTTGAGAAAATGGGTAGTGGGCATTGCTTACCTAACTTAGATACTTATAACATCTTGATCAGTGCAATGTTTGTCAGAAAGAAATCAGATGATTTGGTGGTGGCAGGAAAGTTGTTGATAGAAATGATTGACAGAGGATTTCTGCCTCAAAGGTTTACTTTCAACCGCATTCTGAATGGCCTTTTGCTTACAGGTAATCAAGAATTTGCTAGAGAGATTTTACGACTGCAAAGCAGATCTGGCCGGGTTCCTCGTCATTTCAGACTATGA